The following nucleotide sequence is from Nothobranchius furzeri strain GRZ-AD chromosome 11, NfurGRZ-RIMD1, whole genome shotgun sequence.
TGAAAATGTGTAACAGATGTGAGCCAGCCGCGAGAAGGGCTAGTGACCACGTTAAAGTAAACATCAACTTCAGACGAGCTGAGACCCAATTAGACAAAGTCTCTAACATCCAGAACAGATCTAGGTGGTGCTCTAAAGAGGGCCGCATTCCATGTAGAGGCTCTGCTTGTCATCAGTTTTCCTGAAAACCCAGCTGCAGGagtggaatgcagcccttgtTAGTACACCTGTGCTTTCTTAACCTGTCTGATGAAAGTAGAGCTCGAGTCGGCTTTctgttctattttcttcaaactaGCCACCCATTggtctgattactgctttacacactcttggcattctctcgatgagcttcaagaggtagtcgccTGAAATGGTTTTCATCACTTATCAGGGTTAttattagaggtgctgaaaaaaatcaattcaagtgtgaatcgggattcttatttataaagattcagaatcgattccaagaactcaaacatttggcatgttacaggtctgagatgcacttttttatctttgttaggagagccaGTACTGCGTTTACTTTTGtgctcccataaattgagatgatttatgtttgaatctgctgataagagggcaattgaatgtcatttttttcatactcagaaatttgagatattctcttatttattttctaatttgataaatgagtactcaggattactcatgtaacttgtttctacacatacttgataagtatttgaccgtattactttcaaaactaccgttaggtaactacagatttgctatattttacaaggtaagcaaaaataaatgttgccttttggtcaaaagattgtttctgtttacagttttagaatcactttagtttacattgtaaattcacatatttggagcacgaccagtttaaagtcaaataaaaacgtcccatagctttaactaacttgtacaacaaagtagttcatcctggagctgacactctttgttaatactgattgtgaatcgatttaaatagaGAATCGAATCCGAATTGAATCCTAATCGAATCGGCActccaagaatcggaatcgaatcaaatcataacttgctctaagattcacatccctagttatttacatatatatatacatgtaaatATACGTattaatgtatatatatgtatatatacatatatttacatatatatgtatatatatgtaaatatatgtatatatatgtatatatacatatatttacatatatatgtatatatgtgtatatatattaacatatatacatatgtaaattatatatatatatatatatgtatatatgtatatatatatatatatatatatgtatatatgtatatgtatgtgtgaatatatatatatatatatatatatatatatgtgtgtgtgtgtgtgtgtgtgtgtgtatatatgtaaatatatgtatgtaaacGCACgtaacacgcaactccatgcagaaaggcaacagccgagtttcgaacttgcaaccttcgtgctgcgaggcaacagtgctaacaactgcaccaccatgcagccctatatatatatatatatatatatatatatatatatatatatatatacaagcaCTTGTTTAAAGTAAAGCAGAATAGTTGATTTGGAGATTTTGGAGGAAAACAAATTGTTAGTCGCCATTTGTGGTTTATATCTCACTGACTTTACTAAAAAACAGACATCTGATTCCCGAAACGTGACTAAATCCATCAAACATGACTGCAGGAAGAAAGGCCCAGAAATTAGAAAACGGTCCACCTATCAGATCAGGGAGTCTGACGCTTCCAGGTTGCAGCTACACAGGTTTGCTTCCACTTGAACACTAAATACAAACTCTTTGTTCTTTTAgttttagcattttttttatttgaaacttATTTAATGgtgattaaaaaaagaaagaagaacagATAAGCTAACTTTTAGCCACAGAAACCAACTAAACTCCAGCCATCACAACTTTGGAGCAACAACCTAAATGTGGGCTAACAGCTGATGCCCTAGTAACAGCCTAGCAACCGTGTAGCTGTGCTTTCAGAGCCCTCTTTAACACCTCGGTAACCACACAGCGACGCGTTAGCAGCACAGATGGCTAATTTGTGTGCAAACAGATCCCTGCAGCATGCTGCGGGCATCTGGCTGCCTTAGAAGAAGTGACTGTTTACCTCCTGGTGGTGTGTTCAGTTGTCACCTGGACTGTTGGATCTCCAGACTGCTACACACCCCACAGAGCTTCTCCCTGGTGAGAAGCTGTAATTATGGTTGACGCAATGCTTGTTTGGTTAAATGCTGTAATTTCTGGGGTGAGACTGCGGTTTTGGGCCCAAACATCGAGAGTTTACCAGAGATCTCTTTTCCCTCTCCTCACCGCCTCCGGCTCATGGCTCGCCGTTCGAGCTGCAAGACCCTGGCGCTGGTTTTTATTAGGAGGCAGAATAAAAACACGAGTGAGACTACAGTCCACATTCACTCTTTCACTCACGAGGAGATCCAGACGTGTTGTCCCCCCCTCCCGTCCTCCCTCTACCATGAAAATGTCTGGGTCATCTGGAGCTGGCTCCAAAGGCCTGGATGGGGGGGCTATCCTGCCTCTCTGAGCGTTTCCCAGCATCCAACTGGCTCCTGATGAAATCTAGAGACTAGGATGAAAACAGTCAGACGTTCCTGGTGAAACCGGAGCTCCTTCAGAGAAAACAAACAAGGGCCTGGTGGAGTCTGGCCTCCAGAATCTGACACGGCGCCCAGCTCAGCAGTTCTGCTGATTGGAACCAGCAGTTCCTCCCACACCCTCCCCCACTCCTCTCACTTTCTACCATAATTGCACGCTGCTGATGTGTTTTCGTCCTCCCTGCTTGTGATAACCTGTCTTCTGTCCCTTCTCTGTGTCTCTGGAGGACAACAGCGGGCGATGGGGGGGCTGGGTAAAATGTTTTTGAGCTTGAACAGCTGTTTTGAGTCTTGGTTACTCGCCTCCCCCTAGATGTGCCCCCTGCCGGTTGGCTGTCGGTCTTTAGAAGTCTGCAGGAACTCCGTCTCTGTGCTTAAAGGTTCTCCTTACTCCGTGTTTGCTCAGATCATAATCGGGGAGAGCTACAGGATCCACTTCCTGAATGAGGGATCCAAGTCATTTGTGGGGAACCCCTACATCTCTGCCCTCTACAAGCAGGTGGGGGTGTTCATCTTCGGCTGTGCCATCAGCCAGTCCTTCACTGACATCGCTAAAGTCTCAGTGGGCCGCATGCGACCTCACTTCCTGGACGTGTGCAAGCCGGACTTCTCCACCATTAACTGCTCGCTGGGCTACATCACTGACTACCAGTGCCAGGGGCCGGAGGGCAAAGTTCAGGAGGCCAGGTATGGCAACATCACGCACAGAAGTTGGCTTGTGTTCAGACGTCTGGTGCTTTAAGTCTTTGTCCCCCTCAGGAAGTCGTTCTTCTCTGGACACGCGTCCTTCTCCATGTACACCATGCTTTATTTGGTGGTGAGTCAGCGTCCGTGTGTCCTTGTGCTCTGTTCTCCTTCACAAGTATAAACCTGGCGTCTGTTCTTCAGTTCTACCTGCAGTCTCGCTTCACCTGGCACGGCGCCCGCCTGCTGCGCCCGCTCACCCAATTCACCCTCATCATGATGTCCTTCTACACCGGCCTGTCTCGAGTGTCTGACCACAAGCACCACCCCACTGACGTCCTGGCCGGGTTCATCCAAGGGGCCCTGGTGGCCTACTGCATAGTGAGTGGACCCTGTCAGAGTTACACTTGTAACTGTAACTGATTACTGCTGGTGCTAAGAGTACTGTCATCTCCTCTCCCTGCAGGCGTTTCACGTGTCCAACTTGTTTAAACCCAGAGGACGACGCTCCACGTTGTGTCCAGCAGCTGTGAGGAAAGATCTCCTCCCTACCGCAGACATCAGAGAGCGTGGGAATCCCCTCATCATGGCCTGAGCCTGAACGCATCACGGACCTGCTCAACATCTCTGCAGCCGTTCGTCTCGTCTGGAGCTGCTGAGGAAGAACAGGGAAACACTCGGGCAGGTTGTTTGTCTCAGAGACGTTCCCATCTCGGAAAAGAGAGATAACGTTCTGTTTTATCACGTGAGGGCTCTTTGACCTCCTCTCCTGTTGTGAGGATCGCTGCTCAGGAGAAAAGGCGGCTGTTAACAGAGCTCACCTCACAGGGCTGCCTCTGACGCTGACTCACTTCGACAAATCAGGACGATACaaattcctgtttcaggaaggatgttttcatttgctttttactttattttatacCGGCTTTTAGTGTTTGTCACCACTCCACCGACCCGTCAAagcgtgtgtgtgttcgtgctgcGGGCCTTGTTCTGCTGGCTGGGATGAGCCCCCGCTGAGCCATTTAATGAAACAACTATCTTTtgtaagctgtgtgtgtgtgtgtgtgtgtgtgtgtgtgtgtgtgtgtgtgtgtgtgtgtgtgtgtgtgtgtgtgtgtgtgtgtgtgtgtgtgtgtgtgtgtgtgtgtgtgtgtgtgtgtgtgtgtgtgtgtgtgtgtgtgtgtgtgtgtgtgtgtgtgtgtgtgtgtgtgtgtgtgtgtgtgtgtgtgtgtgtgtgttaaagtccATAT
It contains:
- the LOC107372722 gene encoding phospholipid phosphatase 3 isoform X1, translating into MQRFLIYKKTMAAEMKSGGTSCSSSSCKEQRSSRLLVTVDLFCLFLAGLPFLVIETCAVPPYRRGFYCSDQSIRYPAKNGDTISDGVLSAAGILITILSIIIGESYRIHFLNEGSKSFVGNPYISALYKQVGVFIFGCAISQSFTDIAKVSVGRMRPHFLDVCKPDFSTINCSLGYITDYQCQGPEGKVQEARKSFFSGHASFSMYTMLYLVFYLQSRFTWHGARLLRPLTQFTLIMMSFYTGLSRVSDHKHHPTDVLAGFIQGALVAYCIAFHVSNLFKPRGRRSTLCPAAVRKDLLPTADIRERGNPLIMA
- the LOC107372722 gene encoding phospholipid phosphatase 3 isoform X2; translated protein: MQRFLIYKKTMAAEMKSGGTSCSSSSCKEQRSSRLLVTVDLFCLFLVILVGVFLHKSPYPPYQRGFFCDDDSIRLPFKNSTVSTAVLTAVGVVVPVVSIIIGESYRIHFLNEGSKSFVGNPYISALYKQVGVFIFGCAISQSFTDIAKVSVGRMRPHFLDVCKPDFSTINCSLGYITDYQCQGPEGKVQEARKSFFSGHASFSMYTMLYLVFYLQSRFTWHGARLLRPLTQFTLIMMSFYTGLSRVSDHKHHPTDVLAGFIQGALVAYCIAFHVSNLFKPRGRRSTLCPAAVRKDLLPTADIRERGNPLIMA